One genomic region from Vibrio cyclitrophicus encodes:
- the hpt gene encoding hypoxanthine phosphoribosyltransferase: protein MKHTVEVMISEQEVQDRVNELGKQITEHYNGSEDLVLVGLLRGSFVFMADLARAIDLTHQVDFMTASSYGNGMESSRDVRILKDLDDDIQGKDVLLVEDIIDTGNTLTKVKEILSLRGPKSIEICTLLDKPSRREVIVDTKWIGFEIPDEFVVGVGIDYAQKYRHLPYIGKVVPQE, encoded by the coding sequence ATGAAGCATACAGTTGAAGTCATGATCTCTGAGCAAGAAGTTCAGGATCGAGTGAATGAACTAGGTAAACAGATCACGGAACACTACAACGGTAGTGAAGATCTTGTTTTAGTTGGCTTATTACGTGGATCTTTTGTCTTTATGGCAGATCTTGCTCGTGCTATCGATTTAACTCACCAAGTTGATTTCATGACCGCATCTAGCTACGGCAACGGTATGGAAAGCTCACGTGACGTACGTATTCTGAAAGACCTTGATGACGATATCCAAGGTAAAGACGTTCTACTTGTAGAAGATATCATCGATACAGGTAACACACTGACTAAAGTGAAAGAGATTCTAAGCCTACGTGGTCCTAAATCCATCGAAATTTGTACGCTATTAGACAAGCCTTCTCGCCGTGAAGTGATTGTTGATACTAAATGGATTGGTTTTGAAATTCCTGACGAATTCGTTGTTGGTGTGGGTATCGACTATGCACAAAAGTATCGTCACCTACCTTACATCGGTAAAGTTGTACCTCAAGAGTAA
- the can gene encoding carbonate dehydratase, protein MPEIKQLFENNSKWSEEIRSQRPEYFTTLEEGQSPGFLWIGCSDSRVPAERLTGLYSGELFVHRNVANQVVHTDLNCLSVVQYAVDVLKVKHIIVCGHYGCGGVNAAIDNPKLGLINNWLLHIRDNYLKYRKQIESLPREQWGDKLCEINVAEQVYNLGNSTIMQTAWERGQDIEIHGVVYGIGNGKLQDLGVRCSSNDTLENSHLDALDKILSTPILG, encoded by the coding sequence ATGCCAGAGATTAAACAGCTTTTTGAAAACAACTCTAAATGGTCTGAAGAAATTCGATCTCAAAGACCTGAGTATTTTACAACGCTTGAAGAGGGTCAAAGCCCTGGTTTTTTATGGATAGGTTGTTCAGATAGCCGAGTACCGGCCGAACGCCTCACTGGTTTGTATTCCGGAGAACTGTTTGTTCACCGAAACGTGGCTAACCAAGTGGTCCATACTGATCTCAACTGCTTATCTGTTGTGCAATACGCGGTGGATGTACTCAAAGTTAAACATATCATTGTCTGTGGCCATTATGGCTGTGGGGGTGTGAATGCAGCTATTGATAATCCGAAGCTAGGCCTAATTAATAACTGGCTACTTCACATTCGCGACAATTACCTTAAGTACCGTAAGCAGATCGAATCTCTACCTCGTGAACAATGGGGTGATAAATTGTGCGAAATTAACGTCGCAGAGCAAGTCTATAACTTGGGCAACTCCACCATCATGCAGACCGCATGGGAACGTGGGCAAGATATTGAAATCCATGGTGTTGTTTATGGGATTGGTAATGGCAAGCTGCAAGATCTTGGCGTTCGTTGTTCAAGCAATGACACGTTAGAGAATAGCCACTTAGATGCTCTTGATAAGATCTTATCGACGCCCATTCTTGGTTAA
- a CDS encoding SulP family inorganic anion transporter: protein MFGGVTTAIISLPLALAFGVASGAGAEAGLWGAIMVGLFAALFGGSSSLISEPTGPMTVIMTAVMTSMVAKYPETGMAMTFTVVMMAGAFQILLGTLKLGKYVTLMPYSVISGFMSGIGVILIILQLSPLLGHAAPSGGVMGTLSALPDTLANLKISELFLGGLTLGILFGFPAKYRKYVPAQLVALVAVTLLSVIIFDTDSIRRIGEIPAGLPSLVIPTISSEQFTTMVIDALVLGTLGCIDTLLTAVIGDSLTRKEHDSDKELRGQGIANMISGLFGALPGAGATMGTVTNIQVGARSPLSGVIRALVLALVVLVAGGLTEPIPMAVLAGIAMYVGFNILDWSFIQRAHKVSYAGMGVMYGVMLLTVFVDLIIAVGLGVFISNILIIERLSREQARQVKAISDGDDEDDIPLTDSERQLLDSANGKVLFFYLSGPMIFSVSKAISRQHSSISDYEAMILDLTDVPMIDVTVGLALENAIKDALDAQCEVYLLCPNENTRQQLEKFHVLDLVPESNTYRFRYEALTAATSYVDRDEHQFESV from the coding sequence ATGTTTGGCGGTGTGACTACAGCCATTATCTCATTGCCTTTAGCGTTGGCATTTGGTGTCGCGTCTGGCGCGGGCGCTGAAGCCGGTCTTTGGGGCGCTATCATGGTCGGCTTATTCGCGGCGTTGTTCGGAGGTTCGAGTAGTCTGATATCTGAACCTACTGGGCCCATGACGGTGATCATGACGGCAGTGATGACGAGCATGGTGGCTAAGTATCCTGAAACCGGAATGGCAATGACCTTTACCGTTGTCATGATGGCAGGTGCTTTTCAGATATTGCTCGGTACATTAAAGCTCGGAAAATACGTTACGTTGATGCCATATAGCGTGATCTCCGGATTTATGTCGGGTATTGGTGTCATTCTTATTATCTTGCAACTGTCTCCATTGTTAGGACATGCTGCTCCATCTGGTGGGGTGATGGGAACGCTTTCTGCGCTGCCTGATACCTTAGCCAACCTGAAAATAAGCGAACTGTTTTTAGGTGGATTAACGCTAGGAATCCTTTTCGGCTTTCCGGCGAAATACCGTAAGTATGTACCAGCCCAGCTTGTTGCTTTGGTCGCTGTTACTCTTTTATCCGTCATCATTTTTGATACCGATTCTATTCGCCGTATCGGTGAGATACCTGCGGGCTTACCTTCTCTTGTTATTCCTACGATCAGCTCTGAGCAATTTACCACTATGGTTATCGATGCTCTGGTGCTGGGTACACTTGGTTGTATTGATACGCTTCTGACCGCGGTTATTGGAGACTCACTGACTCGTAAAGAGCATGATTCAGACAAAGAACTTCGCGGCCAGGGCATTGCGAATATGATTTCGGGCTTATTTGGTGCACTACCTGGTGCCGGTGCGACCATGGGTACCGTGACTAATATTCAGGTGGGTGCCCGTTCTCCGCTTTCTGGCGTCATTCGTGCATTGGTTCTGGCATTAGTGGTCTTGGTTGCTGGTGGCTTAACCGAACCGATTCCTATGGCGGTTTTAGCGGGTATCGCGATGTATGTTGGTTTCAACATACTTGATTGGAGCTTCATCCAGCGTGCACATAAGGTCAGTTATGCAGGCATGGGAGTGATGTATGGCGTGATGCTACTAACCGTTTTTGTTGACTTGATCATCGCCGTTGGACTGGGCGTTTTTATCTCGAATATCCTGATCATTGAAAGGTTAAGCCGAGAGCAAGCCAGACAGGTTAAGGCAATTAGTGATGGTGATGACGAAGACGATATTCCGTTGACTGATAGTGAACGTCAATTGCTGGATAGTGCCAATGGTAAGGTGTTGTTCTTTTATCTCTCTGGCCCAATGATCTTCAGTGTTTCAAAGGCGATTTCGCGTCAGCACTCAAGTATCTCTGATTATGAAGCTATGATTTTAGATCTGACGGATGTGCCGATGATTGATGTCACTGTAGGCTTGGCATTAGAAAACGCGATTAAAGATGCGTTAGATGCACAATGCGAAGTGTACCTGCTGTGCCCTAACGAGAATACTCGCCAGCAATTAGAGAAATTCCACGTGCTTGATCTCGTACCTGAATCCAATACTTATCGATTTAGATATGAAGCCCTGACGGCAGCAACAAGCTATGTCGACAGAGATGAACATCAATTTGAGTCAGTTTAA
- a CDS encoding ABC transporter ATP-binding protein yields the protein MYALEIEQLRKTYAGGFEALKGVSLQVEKGDFYALLGPNGAGKSTTIGVISSLVNKTSGKVKVFGYDIDTDLELAKQNLGLVPQEFNFNPFETVEQIVLQQAGYYGVPKALAKDRAKKYLSQLDLWEKRGERARNLSGGMKRRLMIARALMHEPQLLILDEPTAGVDIELRRSMWEFLKEINEKQGITIILTTHYLEEAEMLCRNIGIINRGELIENTTMKALLGKLSAETFILDLEEGATEPKLEGVNSQLMVNGSLEIEIDKNLGLNTIFAQLSDQKVKVLSMRNKANRLEELFVSIVREGSK from the coding sequence ATGTATGCATTAGAAATTGAGCAATTAAGAAAAACTTATGCTGGGGGCTTCGAGGCTCTTAAGGGCGTTAGTTTACAAGTAGAAAAAGGCGACTTTTACGCGCTCCTTGGTCCAAACGGTGCGGGTAAGTCGACCACCATCGGTGTTATCTCTTCACTGGTTAATAAGACTTCAGGCAAGGTTAAAGTGTTCGGCTACGACATTGATACCGATCTGGAGTTGGCGAAACAGAACCTAGGCTTAGTGCCTCAAGAGTTTAACTTTAACCCGTTCGAAACTGTTGAGCAGATTGTACTGCAACAAGCGGGTTACTACGGTGTGCCGAAAGCACTTGCTAAAGATCGCGCTAAAAAGTATCTATCTCAATTAGATTTGTGGGAAAAGCGTGGCGAACGTGCACGTAACTTATCTGGTGGTATGAAGCGTCGTTTGATGATTGCTCGTGCACTGATGCATGAGCCACAGCTGCTGATTCTTGATGAGCCAACTGCGGGTGTCGATATTGAGCTGCGTCGTTCTATGTGGGAGTTCCTGAAAGAGATCAACGAGAAGCAGGGCATTACCATTATTCTGACCACACACTACCTAGAAGAAGCGGAAATGCTGTGTCGCAATATCGGTATCATCAATCGTGGTGAGCTGATTGAGAACACAACTATGAAAGCGTTGCTAGGCAAGTTGAGCGCAGAGACCTTTATTTTGGATCTTGAAGAGGGCGCGACTGAACCTAAGCTAGAAGGCGTGAATAGCCAATTGATGGTAAATGGCTCGCTAGAAATTGAAATCGACAAGAACCTAGGTTTGAATACTATCTTTGCTCAATTGAGCGATCAAAAGGTAAAAGTCCTCTCTATGCGTAACAAAGCAAACCGTCTAGAAGAGCTATTCGTGAGTATCGTCCGTGAGGGGAGTAAATAA
- a CDS encoding ABC transporter permease, with protein MYSLYWTAFCSLLTKEINRFTRIWVQTLVPPAITMTLYFIIFGNLIGARIGEMNGFSYMEYIVPGLIMMSVITNSYSNVASSFFSAKFQKNIEELLVAPVPNYVIIAGFVMGGVVRGLLVGTIVTFVSLFFVDLQVDHWGVIIATVFLTSVVFALGGLINAVFARTFDDISIIPTFILTPLTYLGGVFYSISLLPEFWQGVSKLNPIVYMVNAFRYGFLGVSDVGIVTSFGVLGVFIVLLYGIAHYLVTKGIGLRS; from the coding sequence ATGTACAGTCTATATTGGACCGCTTTCTGCAGCTTGTTGACCAAAGAGATCAATCGCTTCACGCGTATTTGGGTGCAAACTTTGGTGCCGCCTGCGATTACCATGACACTTTACTTCATCATCTTCGGCAACCTGATTGGTGCGCGTATTGGTGAAATGAATGGTTTTAGCTATATGGAATATATTGTTCCTGGCTTGATTATGATGTCGGTGATCACCAACTCGTACTCTAACGTTGCTTCTTCGTTCTTTAGTGCCAAATTCCAGAAGAACATTGAAGAGCTGCTTGTAGCTCCAGTTCCTAACTACGTGATTATTGCTGGTTTCGTAATGGGCGGTGTAGTGCGTGGCTTGTTAGTGGGTACCATAGTCACATTTGTATCGCTGTTCTTTGTCGACCTGCAAGTTGATCATTGGGGGGTGATTATTGCGACGGTATTTCTAACGTCTGTTGTGTTCGCTCTGGGCGGTTTAATCAACGCTGTATTTGCACGTACGTTTGACGATATCTCTATTATCCCGACCTTTATCTTAACGCCGCTGACATATCTTGGTGGTGTGTTTTACTCTATCAGTCTATTGCCTGAATTTTGGCAAGGTGTATCGAAGTTGAACCCTATCGTGTACATGGTAAACGCGTTCAGATATGGCTTCTTGGGTGTGTCTGATGTGGGTATCGTGACATCGTTTGGCGTACTAGGTGTGTTTATCGTGCTGTTGTATGGCATTGCACATTACTTAGTCACTAAGGGGATCGGCTTACGTAGTTAA
- the panC gene encoding pantoate--beta-alanine ligase has protein sequence MQTFAEIAALREQIKQFKRDGRTIAFVPTMGNLHEGHLTLVKKARELADIVVVSIFVNPMQFDRTDDLNNYPRTLEEDLSKLTGEGVELVFTPTPEVMYPDGLDKQTFVEVPGISHMLEGASRPGHFRGVSTIVTKLFNIVQPDFACFGEKDFQQLTIIRQMTTDLALDIEIVGVATVREMDGLAMSSRNSNLTIDERQRAPVLARTMRWISSAIRGGRDDYASVIEDATDQLRAADLQPDEIFICDANTLQAITSESTQAVILMSAFLGKTRLIDNQVLDLVTETKEEVKEETAE, from the coding sequence ATGCAAACTTTTGCTGAAATAGCGGCTCTTCGTGAGCAGATTAAACAGTTTAAGCGTGATGGACGTACGATTGCTTTTGTACCGACAATGGGAAACCTGCATGAAGGCCACCTCACTCTGGTAAAGAAGGCTCGTGAATTAGCTGACATTGTTGTGGTAAGCATTTTTGTTAATCCAATGCAGTTTGATCGTACTGATGACCTAAACAACTACCCTCGTACGTTAGAAGAAGATCTAAGTAAACTAACAGGCGAAGGCGTTGAACTAGTGTTTACACCGACTCCAGAAGTAATGTACCCAGACGGATTAGACAAACAGACGTTTGTTGAGGTCCCAGGTATATCTCACATGCTTGAAGGTGCATCTCGTCCGGGTCACTTCCGCGGCGTCTCAACGATCGTCACTAAACTGTTTAATATCGTTCAGCCAGATTTTGCATGCTTTGGTGAGAAAGACTTCCAGCAACTTACCATTATTCGCCAGATGACTACTGACTTAGCATTAGACATTGAAATCGTGGGGGTGGCGACGGTTCGTGAGATGGATGGCTTAGCGATGAGCTCTCGCAATAGCAACCTAACGATTGACGAACGTCAGCGTGCTCCGGTTCTTGCTCGCACTATGCGCTGGATCAGCAGTGCAATTCGTGGCGGCCGCGATGATTACGCGTCAGTTATTGAAGATGCAACAGACCAACTTCGAGCAGCCGATCTGCAACCGGATGAAATTTTCATTTGTGATGCCAATACGCTACAAGCTATTACTTCAGAATCGACTCAAGCTGTGATTCTAATGTCGGCTTTCTTGGGTAAAACGCGTCTTATCGACAACCAAGTTCTCGATTTGGTAACGGAAACGAAAGAAGAAGTGAAAGAAGAAACAGCGGAATAA
- the panB gene encoding 3-methyl-2-oxobutanoate hydroxymethyltransferase, with translation MKKVTINDLIKCKREGRKFATSTAYDASFAQLFESQEMPVLLVGDSLGMVLQGHNDTLPVTVEDIAYHTRSVRAGSPNCLLMADMPFMSYATPEQACESAATLMRAGANMVKIEGGSWLVDTVKMLTERAVPVCAHLGLTPQSVNIFGGYKVQGRDDEQADKMVADALALQNAGAQIVLLECVPTSLAKRITEACDVPVIGIGAGNVTDGQILVMHDMFGISANYMPKFSKNFLAETGDMRKAVALYKEEVESARFPDEAHTIA, from the coding sequence ATGAAAAAAGTAACCATTAACGACCTGATCAAATGCAAACGTGAAGGCCGTAAATTCGCGACGTCGACAGCTTATGATGCGAGCTTTGCTCAATTATTCGAAAGCCAAGAGATGCCCGTCCTACTTGTCGGTGATTCACTGGGTATGGTTCTACAAGGCCATAACGATACGTTGCCAGTAACCGTTGAAGACATTGCTTACCACACGCGTTCAGTTCGCGCAGGTAGCCCAAACTGTCTTCTTATGGCTGACATGCCATTCATGAGCTATGCAACACCAGAACAAGCTTGTGAGAGTGCTGCAACTTTAATGCGTGCTGGCGCGAACATGGTAAAAATCGAAGGCGGAAGCTGGTTGGTTGACACTGTGAAGATGCTAACAGAGCGTGCAGTACCCGTTTGTGCACACTTAGGCTTAACGCCTCAATCTGTGAACATCTTTGGTGGTTACAAAGTACAAGGCCGTGACGACGAGCAAGCCGATAAAATGGTTGCAGATGCGCTAGCTTTACAAAATGCAGGCGCTCAGATCGTATTACTTGAATGTGTACCAACTTCGTTGGCAAAAAGAATTACAGAAGCTTGTGACGTACCGGTTATCGGTATCGGTGCGGGTAACGTTACTGATGGTCAGATCTTGGTTATGCATGACATGTTCGGTATTTCTGCGAACTACATGCCGAAATTCTCTAAGAATTTCCTAGCGGAAACAGGTGATATGCGTAAGGCAGTAGCTCTATACAAAGAAGAAGTAGAGAGCGCGCGCTTCCCTGATGAAGCTCATACAATCGCTTAG
- the folK gene encoding 2-amino-4-hydroxy-6-hydroxymethyldihydropteridine diphosphokinase, giving the protein MITAYIAVGSNLADPVSQANLAIETLKNLPRSTFIATSQLYSSTPMGPQNQPDYINAVVAIQTELTPIELLDCTQKIELEQGRVRKDERWGPRTLDLDIVLYGNEVIDSERLIVPHYGMKEREFVLYPLAEIAPSLQLPDGTELTDLLKLVDKNGLNVWQQ; this is encoded by the coding sequence ATGATAACGGCTTATATTGCGGTCGGCAGCAACCTTGCCGACCCAGTTAGCCAAGCAAATTTGGCTATCGAAACGCTAAAAAACCTACCGCGTTCAACGTTTATTGCGACCTCTCAGCTATATAGTAGCACTCCAATGGGGCCACAAAACCAACCTGACTACATCAACGCGGTAGTCGCTATCCAAACCGAATTAACGCCAATTGAGCTACTTGATTGCACTCAAAAAATCGAGCTAGAACAAGGGCGTGTCCGTAAAGACGAACGTTGGGGGCCAAGAACCTTGGACCTCGACATTGTGCTGTACGGCAATGAGGTGATCGATTCAGAGCGCTTAATTGTTCCTCATTACGGAATGAAAGAACGAGAGTTTGTACTCTACCCGCTTGCTGAAATCGCACCAAGTTTACAACTCCCTGATGGGACTGAGCTGACAGACTTACTCAAGTTAGTTGATAAGAACGGGCTCAATGTTTGGCAACAATAG
- the pcnB gene encoding polynucleotide adenylyltransferase PcnB: MNTNDNTPSEQRGFHELALNIYTRQEHNISRKQISDNALKVLYRLNGAGFDAFLVGGGVRDILLGSQPKDFDIATNATPEQIKHLFRNCRLIGRRFRLAHIMFGRDIIEVATFRGHHQEPSKNVSAQSEEGMLLRDNVYGNVDEDAERRDFTINAMYYNIADYSIHDYAGGVEDLEDKLIRLIGDPETRYREDPVRMLRAMRFAAKLDFDIEEDTADPIEELAHLLKDIPAARLYEESLKLLQSGHGLETYHLMREYNLFQQMFPSIAEHFTESYDSHTEQMLDLVLDSTDLRIEDGKRVNPAFMFAAILWYPMNKLADKLVAEQGMAHYDAIMEASNIILDQQVKSIAIPRRHTATIREIWQLQLRLPRRNGKRAVRLMELNKFRAGYDFLEMRGEIEGGETKELAKWWERYQTAGRNMRQAMANDVAAPSKSGHRRRKTYRNKKSKQSE, from the coding sequence ATGAATACAAACGACAATACCCCAAGCGAACAACGCGGATTCCACGAATTAGCACTGAATATTTATACTCGTCAAGAGCACAATATTTCACGCAAGCAGATCAGTGACAACGCACTAAAAGTGTTATATCGCCTGAACGGTGCGGGTTTTGACGCGTTTTTAGTCGGTGGTGGTGTACGCGATATCTTATTAGGCTCTCAGCCAAAAGATTTTGATATTGCTACCAACGCAACGCCAGAACAAATCAAACACCTATTTAGAAACTGTCGCCTTATCGGTCGCCGTTTTCGATTAGCACACATCATGTTTGGCCGAGACATCATTGAAGTAGCGACTTTCCGTGGTCACCACCAGGAACCATCGAAAAACGTTTCGGCTCAATCGGAAGAAGGCATGTTGCTACGCGATAACGTGTACGGTAATGTTGATGAAGATGCAGAGCGTCGTGACTTCACTATAAATGCAATGTACTACAACATTGCAGACTACAGCATCCACGATTACGCAGGTGGTGTAGAAGATTTAGAAGATAAGCTGATCCGTCTAATTGGCGATCCAGAAACGCGTTACCGCGAAGATCCAGTACGTATGCTACGAGCAATGCGCTTCGCTGCTAAACTGGATTTTGATATCGAAGAAGATACTGCAGACCCTATCGAAGAGTTAGCGCATCTTCTAAAAGATATCCCAGCAGCACGCCTTTACGAAGAGTCTCTGAAGTTACTGCAATCAGGCCACGGTTTAGAAACCTACCACTTGATGCGCGAATACAACCTGTTCCAACAGATGTTTCCATCCATCGCTGAGCACTTTACAGAGAGTTACGATTCTCACACAGAACAGATGCTTGATTTGGTCCTTGATTCAACAGACCTTCGTATTGAAGATGGTAAGCGAGTAAACCCAGCATTTATGTTTGCCGCGATTCTTTGGTACCCAATGAACAAGCTCGCTGACAAACTTGTCGCTGAGCAAGGTATGGCTCATTACGATGCGATCATGGAAGCAAGCAATATCATCCTTGATCAGCAAGTTAAATCGATTGCGATTCCTCGTCGTCACACTGCAACCATTCGTGAAATTTGGCAACTGCAACTGCGACTGCCTCGCCGCAACGGTAAACGTGCCGTTCGTTTAATGGAACTCAACAAATTCCGCGCTGGCTACGATTTCCTAGAAATGCGTGGTGAGATTGAAGGTGGTGAAACCAAAGAGCTTGCAAAATGGTGGGAGCGCTATCAAACCGCTGGCCGCAACATGCGCCAAGCAATGGCTAACGACGTAGCGGCACCATCAAAATCAGGTCATCGTCGCCGTAAGACTTACCGTAATAAAAAAAGTAAGCAATCCGAATGA
- the gluQRS gene encoding tRNA glutamyl-Q(34) synthetase GluQRS yields MNYIGRFAPSPSGPLHFGSLVAALGSYFQAKSNQGQWLVRMEDLDPPREMAGAADLILKTLEAYHLFWDGEVVYQSQRHDLYQAQIDQWVADGQAYYCQCTRKQIKSLGGFYNGHCRHAGLIDSGEQAVRLCMDFPVESFQDVRHGQIQIPKGLAEEDFIIKRRDGLFAYNLAVVLDDIEQGVTEVVRGADLIEPTGRQISLYKTLKQKTVNYLHLPLATDGLGNKLSKQNHATAIDIDNPKPTLINAMQFLGFDIPKAFYEASMDEILTWGSQQWNVSQLPDSLQKEHCN; encoded by the coding sequence ATGAATTATATCGGGCGCTTTGCACCATCACCGTCAGGTCCTCTTCATTTTGGATCACTTGTTGCAGCTCTTGGTAGCTACTTTCAAGCGAAATCTAACCAAGGACAATGGTTGGTTCGCATGGAAGACTTAGACCCGCCAAGAGAAATGGCCGGCGCTGCAGACCTGATTCTTAAGACGCTTGAAGCTTACCACCTGTTTTGGGATGGCGAAGTCGTTTATCAAAGCCAGCGTCATGACCTCTATCAGGCACAAATCGACCAATGGGTCGCTGATGGCCAAGCTTATTACTGCCAATGCACCCGTAAACAGATAAAGTCCTTAGGCGGATTTTATAATGGTCACTGTAGGCATGCTGGTTTAATTGATTCCGGTGAACAAGCCGTACGTTTGTGCATGGACTTCCCAGTAGAATCTTTTCAGGATGTTCGACACGGTCAGATTCAGATCCCTAAAGGATTGGCTGAAGAAGATTTTATTATAAAGCGCAGAGACGGACTGTTTGCCTATAACCTCGCGGTTGTCCTTGATGACATAGAACAAGGGGTGACAGAGGTAGTAAGAGGTGCAGACTTAATAGAACCGACAGGTCGACAGATTAGCTTGTATAAGACACTCAAACAAAAAACCGTGAATTACTTGCACTTACCATTGGCAACCGATGGCTTGGGGAATAAACTGTCAAAACAGAACCATGCTACTGCAATCGATATCGACAACCCAAAACCGACGTTAATCAACGCCATGCAATTCTTAGGTTTTGATATACCTAAAGCTTTTTATGAGGCCTCAATGGATGAGATTTTAACGTGGGGCAGCCAACAATGGAACGTCAGTCAATTACCTGATAGTTTACAAAAAGAGCACTGTAATTAG
- the dksA gene encoding RNA polymerase-binding protein DksA, which yields MPESKKKALGILAIAGVEPYQEKPGEEYMSPEQTEHFTKILAAWRNQLREEVDRTVHHMQDEAANFPDPVDRASQEEEFSLELRNRDRERRLIKKIEKTLDKIEEDDFGFCDSCGIEIGIRRLEARPTADLCIDCKTLAEIKEKQMQG from the coding sequence ATGCCAGAATCTAAGAAAAAAGCGCTAGGCATCCTAGCCATCGCAGGTGTTGAACCGTACCAAGAAAAGCCAGGTGAAGAGTACATGTCACCTGAGCAAACGGAACATTTTACAAAAATTTTAGCAGCTTGGCGCAACCAGCTCAGGGAAGAAGTTGATCGTACTGTGCACCACATGCAGGACGAAGCAGCGAATTTCCCAGACCCAGTTGACCGTGCTTCTCAAGAAGAAGAATTCAGCTTAGAGTTACGTAACCGTGACCGTGAGCGTCGTCTTATCAAGAAAATCGAGAAGACACTAGACAAGATCGAAGAAGACGATTTCGGCTTTTGTGATTCTTGCGGTATCGAGATTGGCATTCGTCGCCTTGAAGCTCGTCCAACTGCTGATCTTTGTATTGACTGTAAAACGCTTGCAGAGATCAAAGAGAAACAGATGCAAGGTTAA
- the sfsA gene encoding DNA/RNA nuclease SfsA, with protein MHFNPPLEPATLIKRYKRFLTDIKLPDGSERTIHCANTGAMTGCATPGNTVWYSTSDNAKRKYPNSWEISETDKGHRICVNTARANQLAVEAIENGTIVELLGYNALRTEVKYGSENSRIDILLEDSEKPLCYIEVKSVTLLDEQETSTEGQGFFPDAVTTRGQKHLRELTEMVESGNRAVLLFTVLHSGIEKVSAAHHIDAKYSLLLKQAQDAGVEVLCYKAELSSTQIQLKQAVEFINS; from the coding sequence ATGCACTTCAATCCCCCATTAGAGCCAGCGACTCTTATTAAACGCTATAAACGTTTTCTCACTGATATAAAACTTCCAGACGGCAGTGAGCGTACTATTCACTGTGCTAATACTGGAGCGATGACGGGATGCGCAACCCCAGGCAATACGGTGTGGTACTCCACATCAGATAATGCAAAAAGAAAGTACCCAAACAGCTGGGAGATCTCAGAAACAGACAAAGGCCACCGTATTTGTGTAAATACTGCGCGGGCAAACCAGCTTGCAGTGGAAGCAATTGAAAATGGGACTATAGTTGAACTCTTAGGATACAACGCGTTACGGACTGAAGTTAAGTATGGCAGTGAGAATAGTCGAATAGATATTCTGCTTGAAGATAGCGAAAAGCCGCTCTGCTATATCGAAGTAAAAAGCGTCACTTTGCTCGACGAGCAAGAAACGTCAACCGAAGGACAAGGTTTTTTTCCTGATGCAGTCACAACCCGAGGCCAAAAACATCTGCGTGAACTCACAGAAATGGTCGAATCTGGAAATAGAGCCGTACTTTTATTCACTGTTTTGCATTCAGGTATTGAAAAAGTGTCTGCGGCACACCATATAGACGCCAAATATTCGTTATTACTAAAACAAGCACAAGACGCTGGAGTTGAAGTGCTTTGCTATAAAGCAGAGCTCAGCAGTACTCAAATACAACTAAAACAAGCCGTTGAATTTATCAATAGCTAA